In Canis lupus baileyi chromosome 15, mCanLup2.hap1, whole genome shotgun sequence, one genomic interval encodes:
- the LOC140605073 gene encoding uncharacterized protein — protein MTELASSGGGSPAGDGEEGLGDERGLVIHHPAEEQPHRCPLCGQTFSQQPSLVRHQKAHAGVGRAASFVCPECGKAFSVKHNLEVHQRTHTGERPFPCPECGRCFSLKQNLLTHQRIHSGEKPHQCAQCGRCFREPRFLLNHQRTHARMPAPHPRRPGVFGERRPYFCARCGKSFAREGSLKTHQRSHGHGPDGQAAHLGRVL, from the coding sequence ATGACAGAGCTGGCGTCCTCGGGGGGCGGGTCCCCTGCGGGGGACggggaggagggcctgggggaCGAGCGAGGCCTGGTCATCCACCACCCCGCGGAGGAGCAGCCTCACCGCTGCCCACTGTGCGGCCAGACCTTCTCGCAGCAGCCCAGCCTGGTGCGGCACCAGAAGGCGCACGCCGGGGTGGGCCGCGCGGCCTCCTTCGTGTGCCCCGAGTGCGGCAAGGCCTTCAGCGTCAAGCACAACCTCGAGGTGCACCAGCGCACGCACACCGGCGAGCGGCCCTTCCCCTGCCCGGAGTGCGGCCGCTGCTTCAGCCTCAAGCAGAACCTGCTCACGCACCAGCGCATCCACAGCGGCGAGAAGCCGCACCAGTGCGCACAGTGCGGCCGCTGCTTCCGCGAGCCGCGCTTCCTGCTCAACCACCAGCGCACCCACGCGCGCATGCCCGCGCCGCACCCGCGCCGCCCCGGAGTGTTCGGGGAGCGGCGGCCCTACTTCTGTGCGCGCTGCGGCAAGAGCTTCGCGCGCGAGGGCTCGCTCAAGACCCACCAGCGCAGCCATGGCCACGGCCCCGACGGCCAGGCGGCCCATTTAGGCCGCGTGCTATGA
- the ZNF775 gene encoding zinc finger protein 775 isoform X4, which translates to MKIKQEKPDWLLQTLVPQAVLSEKDKENIFQQHLALAPCQTMGKPRALGGQEETGGPRWAPPTEPARGLAGRALSAGEGHFVCLDCGKRFSWWSSLKIHQRTHTGEKPYLCGKCGKSFSQKPNLARHQRHHTGERPFCCPECARRFSQKQHLLKHQKTHSRPATHSCPECARCFRHQVGLRIHQRAHARDRQGARAGLQELLRDAATRRSCRLRPGPPRGRPEWAWLGLCQGWWRQAGPRAATAAAAAATTPAGPGEQRQFICNECGKSFTWWSSLNIHQRIHTGERPYPCPECGRRFSQKPNLTRHLRNHTGERPHPCLHCGRSFRQKQHLLKHQRTHLPGAQAARCPSCGQSCPSRAALRAHQRAHAAPAAPAAEPQRPGQAARDAAPRSEPQAEAPPGLSAQPQDPQPARGLGGVPWGRARAGLGGPGEPRQFICNECGKSFSWWSALTIHQRIHTGERPYPCPECGRRFSQKPNLTRHRRNHTGERPYLCTVCGRGFSQKQHLLKHQRVHRGALAPTPSAKDQAL; encoded by the coding sequence ATGAAGATCAAGCAAGAGAAGCCAGACTGGCTGCTGCAGACACTGGTGCCTCAGGCTGTGCTTTCCGAGAAGgataaggaaaacattttccagCAGCATCTGGCCCTGGCACCATGCCAGACCATGGGGAAGCCCCGAGCCTTGGGGGGACAGGAGGAGACCGGGGGCCCAAGGTGGGCTCCTCCCACTGAGCCGGCCAGGGGTCTGGCAGGCCGGGCTCTTTCTGCTGGCGAGGGTCACTTTGTATGCCTGGACTGCGGGAAGAGGTTCAGCTGGTGGTCGTCCCTGAAGATCCACCAGCGCACCCACACCGGGGAGAAGCCGTACCTGTGCGGCAAGTGCGGGAAGAGCTTTAGCCAGAAGCCCAACCTGGCGCGCCACCAGCGTCACCACACGGGCGAGCGGCCCTTCTGCTGCCCAGAGTGCGCGAGGCGCTTTAGCCAGAAGCAGCACCTGCTCAAGCATCAGAAGACCCACTCGCGGCCCGCCACCCACTCGTGCCCCGAGTGCGCGCGCTGCTTCCGCCACCAGGTGGGCCTCCGCATCCACCAGCGTGCGCACGCCCGGGACCGCCAGGGCGCCCGCGCTGGGCTGCAGGAGTTGCTGCGGGACGCCGCCACCCGCCGGAGCTGTCGCCTGCGGCCTGGGCCGCCGCGGGGTCGCCCCGAGTGGGCTTGGTTGGGGCTCTGCCAGGGCTGGTGGCGCCAGGCGGGGCCCCGGGCCGCAACCGCTGCCGCCGCGGCCGCCACCACCCCCGCGGGTCCTGGCGAGCAGCGCCAGTTCATCTGCAACGAGTGCGGCAAGAGCTTCACGTGGTGGTCGTCCCTGAACATCCACCAGCGCATCCACACGGGCGAGCGCCCCTACCCGTGCCCCGAGTGCGGCCGCCGCTTCAGCCAGAAGCCGAACCTGACGCGACACCTGCGCAATCACACGGGCGAGCGGCCGCACCCCTGCCTGCACTGCGGCCGCAGCTTCCGCCAGAAGCAGCACCTGCTCAAGCACCAGCGCACGCACTTGCCGGGCGCCCAGGCGGCGCGCTGCCCCAGCTGCGGCCAGAGCTGCCCGAGCCGCGCAGCGCTGCGGGCCCACCAGCGCGCGcacgccgcccccgccgcccccgccgccgagCCCCAGCGCCCCGGGCAGGCCGCGCGAGATGCGGCGCCACGCTCCGAGCCACAGGCCGAGGCACCCCCGGGCCTGTCGGCGCAGCCTCAGGACCCCCAGCCGGCCCGGGGCCTGGGGGGTGTGCCgtgggggcgggcgcgggcgggcctGGGGGGGCCCGGCGAGCCCCGCCAGTTCATCTGCAACGAGTGCGGCAAGAGCTTCTCTTGGTGGTCGGCGCTCACCATCCACCAGCGCATCCACACGGGCGAGCGGCCCTATCCGTGCCCCGAGTGCGGCCGCCGCTTCAGCCAGAAGCCCAACCTGACGCGGCATCGGCGCAACCACACGGGCGAGCGGCCCTACCTGTGCACCGTGTGCGGCCGCGGCTTTAGCCAGAAGCAGCACCTGCTCAAGCACCAGCGTGTGCACCGGGGGGCCCTGGCGCCCACCCCCAGCGCCAAGGACCAGGCGCTTTAG
- the ZNF775 gene encoding zinc finger protein 775 isoform X3 — protein sequence MLKSGSDGDGPVMKIKQEKPDWLLQTLVPQAVLSEKDKENIFQQHLALAPCQTMGKPRALGGQEETGGPRWAPPTEPARGLAGRALSAGEGHFVCLDCGKRFSWWSSLKIHQRTHTGEKPYLCGKCGKSFSQKPNLARHQRHHTGERPFCCPECARRFSQKQHLLKHQKTHSRPATHSCPECARCFRHQVGLRIHQRAHARDRQGARAGLQELLRDAATRRSCRLRPGPPRGRPEWAWLGLCQGWWRQAGPRAATAAAAAATTPAGPGEQRQFICNECGKSFTWWSSLNIHQRIHTGERPYPCPECGRRFSQKPNLTRHLRNHTGERPHPCLHCGRSFRQKQHLLKHQRTHLPGAQAARCPSCGQSCPSRAALRAHQRAHAAPAAPAAEPQRPGQAARDAAPRSEPQAEAPPGLSAQPQDPQPARGLGGVPWGRARAGLGGPGEPRQFICNECGKSFSWWSALTIHQRIHTGERPYPCPECGRRFSQKPNLTRHRRNHTGERPYLCTVCGRGFSQKQHLLKHQRVHRGALAPTPSAKDQAL from the coding sequence GAGATGGGCCGGTGATGAAGATCAAGCAAGAGAAGCCAGACTGGCTGCTGCAGACACTGGTGCCTCAGGCTGTGCTTTCCGAGAAGgataaggaaaacattttccagCAGCATCTGGCCCTGGCACCATGCCAGACCATGGGGAAGCCCCGAGCCTTGGGGGGACAGGAGGAGACCGGGGGCCCAAGGTGGGCTCCTCCCACTGAGCCGGCCAGGGGTCTGGCAGGCCGGGCTCTTTCTGCTGGCGAGGGTCACTTTGTATGCCTGGACTGCGGGAAGAGGTTCAGCTGGTGGTCGTCCCTGAAGATCCACCAGCGCACCCACACCGGGGAGAAGCCGTACCTGTGCGGCAAGTGCGGGAAGAGCTTTAGCCAGAAGCCCAACCTGGCGCGCCACCAGCGTCACCACACGGGCGAGCGGCCCTTCTGCTGCCCAGAGTGCGCGAGGCGCTTTAGCCAGAAGCAGCACCTGCTCAAGCATCAGAAGACCCACTCGCGGCCCGCCACCCACTCGTGCCCCGAGTGCGCGCGCTGCTTCCGCCACCAGGTGGGCCTCCGCATCCACCAGCGTGCGCACGCCCGGGACCGCCAGGGCGCCCGCGCTGGGCTGCAGGAGTTGCTGCGGGACGCCGCCACCCGCCGGAGCTGTCGCCTGCGGCCTGGGCCGCCGCGGGGTCGCCCCGAGTGGGCTTGGTTGGGGCTCTGCCAGGGCTGGTGGCGCCAGGCGGGGCCCCGGGCCGCAACCGCTGCCGCCGCGGCCGCCACCACCCCCGCGGGTCCTGGCGAGCAGCGCCAGTTCATCTGCAACGAGTGCGGCAAGAGCTTCACGTGGTGGTCGTCCCTGAACATCCACCAGCGCATCCACACGGGCGAGCGCCCCTACCCGTGCCCCGAGTGCGGCCGCCGCTTCAGCCAGAAGCCGAACCTGACGCGACACCTGCGCAATCACACGGGCGAGCGGCCGCACCCCTGCCTGCACTGCGGCCGCAGCTTCCGCCAGAAGCAGCACCTGCTCAAGCACCAGCGCACGCACTTGCCGGGCGCCCAGGCGGCGCGCTGCCCCAGCTGCGGCCAGAGCTGCCCGAGCCGCGCAGCGCTGCGGGCCCACCAGCGCGCGcacgccgcccccgccgcccccgccgccgagCCCCAGCGCCCCGGGCAGGCCGCGCGAGATGCGGCGCCACGCTCCGAGCCACAGGCCGAGGCACCCCCGGGCCTGTCGGCGCAGCCTCAGGACCCCCAGCCGGCCCGGGGCCTGGGGGGTGTGCCgtgggggcgggcgcgggcgggcctGGGGGGGCCCGGCGAGCCCCGCCAGTTCATCTGCAACGAGTGCGGCAAGAGCTTCTCTTGGTGGTCGGCGCTCACCATCCACCAGCGCATCCACACGGGCGAGCGGCCCTATCCGTGCCCCGAGTGCGGCCGCCGCTTCAGCCAGAAGCCCAACCTGACGCGGCATCGGCGCAACCACACGGGCGAGCGGCCCTACCTGTGCACCGTGTGCGGCCGCGGCTTTAGCCAGAAGCAGCACCTGCTCAAGCACCAGCGTGTGCACCGGGGGGCCCTGGCGCCCACCCCCAGCGCCAAGGACCAGGCGCTTTAG
- the ZNF775 gene encoding zinc finger protein 775 isoform X2, which yields MARPVSQSGGGARPACPGTGGAGEPSAQVAPGWQFALTLTTKSSSSRTMLKSGSDGDGPVMKIKQEKPDWLLQTLVPQAVLSEKDKENIFQQHLALAPCQTMGKPRALGGQEETGGPRWAPPTEPARGLAGRALSAGEGHFVCLDCGKRFSWWSSLKIHQRTHTGEKPYLCGKCGKSFSQKPNLARHQRHHTGERPFCCPECARRFSQKQHLLKHQKTHSRPATHSCPECARCFRHQVGLRIHQRAHARDRQGARAGLQELLRDAATRRSCRLRPGPPRGRPEWAWLGLCQGWWRQAGPRAATAAAAAATTPAGPGEQRQFICNECGKSFTWWSSLNIHQRIHTGERPYPCPECGRRFSQKPNLTRHLRNHTGERPHPCLHCGRSFRQKQHLLKHQRTHLPGAQAARCPSCGQSCPSRAALRAHQRAHAAPAAPAAEPQRPGQAARDAAPRSEPQAEAPPGLSAQPQDPQPARGLGGVPWGRARAGLGGPGEPRQFICNECGKSFSWWSALTIHQRIHTGERPYPCPECGRRFSQKPNLTRHRRNHTGERPYLCTVCGRGFSQKQHLLKHQRVHRGALAPTPSAKDQAL from the coding sequence GAGATGGGCCGGTGATGAAGATCAAGCAAGAGAAGCCAGACTGGCTGCTGCAGACACTGGTGCCTCAGGCTGTGCTTTCCGAGAAGgataaggaaaacattttccagCAGCATCTGGCCCTGGCACCATGCCAGACCATGGGGAAGCCCCGAGCCTTGGGGGGACAGGAGGAGACCGGGGGCCCAAGGTGGGCTCCTCCCACTGAGCCGGCCAGGGGTCTGGCAGGCCGGGCTCTTTCTGCTGGCGAGGGTCACTTTGTATGCCTGGACTGCGGGAAGAGGTTCAGCTGGTGGTCGTCCCTGAAGATCCACCAGCGCACCCACACCGGGGAGAAGCCGTACCTGTGCGGCAAGTGCGGGAAGAGCTTTAGCCAGAAGCCCAACCTGGCGCGCCACCAGCGTCACCACACGGGCGAGCGGCCCTTCTGCTGCCCAGAGTGCGCGAGGCGCTTTAGCCAGAAGCAGCACCTGCTCAAGCATCAGAAGACCCACTCGCGGCCCGCCACCCACTCGTGCCCCGAGTGCGCGCGCTGCTTCCGCCACCAGGTGGGCCTCCGCATCCACCAGCGTGCGCACGCCCGGGACCGCCAGGGCGCCCGCGCTGGGCTGCAGGAGTTGCTGCGGGACGCCGCCACCCGCCGGAGCTGTCGCCTGCGGCCTGGGCCGCCGCGGGGTCGCCCCGAGTGGGCTTGGTTGGGGCTCTGCCAGGGCTGGTGGCGCCAGGCGGGGCCCCGGGCCGCAACCGCTGCCGCCGCGGCCGCCACCACCCCCGCGGGTCCTGGCGAGCAGCGCCAGTTCATCTGCAACGAGTGCGGCAAGAGCTTCACGTGGTGGTCGTCCCTGAACATCCACCAGCGCATCCACACGGGCGAGCGCCCCTACCCGTGCCCCGAGTGCGGCCGCCGCTTCAGCCAGAAGCCGAACCTGACGCGACACCTGCGCAATCACACGGGCGAGCGGCCGCACCCCTGCCTGCACTGCGGCCGCAGCTTCCGCCAGAAGCAGCACCTGCTCAAGCACCAGCGCACGCACTTGCCGGGCGCCCAGGCGGCGCGCTGCCCCAGCTGCGGCCAGAGCTGCCCGAGCCGCGCAGCGCTGCGGGCCCACCAGCGCGCGcacgccgcccccgccgcccccgccgccgagCCCCAGCGCCCCGGGCAGGCCGCGCGAGATGCGGCGCCACGCTCCGAGCCACAGGCCGAGGCACCCCCGGGCCTGTCGGCGCAGCCTCAGGACCCCCAGCCGGCCCGGGGCCTGGGGGGTGTGCCgtgggggcgggcgcgggcgggcctGGGGGGGCCCGGCGAGCCCCGCCAGTTCATCTGCAACGAGTGCGGCAAGAGCTTCTCTTGGTGGTCGGCGCTCACCATCCACCAGCGCATCCACACGGGCGAGCGGCCCTATCCGTGCCCCGAGTGCGGCCGCCGCTTCAGCCAGAAGCCCAACCTGACGCGGCATCGGCGCAACCACACGGGCGAGCGGCCCTACCTGTGCACCGTGTGCGGCCGCGGCTTTAGCCAGAAGCAGCACCTGCTCAAGCACCAGCGTGTGCACCGGGGGGCCCTGGCGCCCACCCCCAGCGCCAAGGACCAGGCGCTTTAG